In the genome of Apostichopus japonicus isolate 1M-3 chromosome 15, ASM3797524v1, whole genome shotgun sequence, one region contains:
- the LOC139980901 gene encoding uncharacterized protein isoform X4, with the protein MERALEVFQPFLFLKMDVNITDCVDNAYNSLVSESIELRFKHNQAMQWKGLLKCSNHSFSLRWTLISLAMERALEVFQPFLFLKMDVNITVSGDNRFAMERAPEVFQPFLFLEMDVNITGNGKGSGSVPTIPLPKNGREYYWQWKGLLKCSNHSFS; encoded by the exons atggaaagggctcttgaagtgttccaaccatttcttttcctgaagatggacgttaatatcactg attgtgtggacaatgcttacaatagtcttgtaagtgaatcaattgaacttaggttcaagcacaatcaagccat gcaatggaaagggctcttgaagtgctccaaccattccttttccttgagatggacgttaatatcactg gcaatggaaagggctcttgaagtgttccaaccatttcttttcctgaagatggacgttaatatcactg tctctggggacaatcgtttt gcaatggaaagggctcctgaagtgttccaaccattccttttccttgagatggacgttaatatcactg gcaatggaaagggttctggaagtgttccaaccattcctttgcCTAAAAATGGACGTGAATATTACTG gcaatggaaagggctcttgaagtgttccaaccattccttttcctga
- the LOC139980901 gene encoding uncharacterized protein isoform X1 has protein sequence MLTIVLQWKGLLKCSNHSFSLRWTLISLAMERALEVFQPFLFLKMDVNITGRLTECNDMQLMCNKQIRRLKTASVTIVVVQWKGLLKCSNHSFSLRWTLISLAMERALEVFQPFLFLKMDVNITGNGKGSGSVPTIPLPKNGREYYWQWKGLLKCSNHSFS, from the exons atgcttacaatagtctt gcaatggaaagggctcttgaagtgctccaaccattccttttccttgagatggacgttaatatcactg gcaatggaaagggctcttgaagtgttccaaccatttcttttcctgaagatggacgttaatatcactggtaggttaactgagtgCAATGACATGCAGTtaatgtgtaataaacagattagaagattaaagactgcttcagttacgattgtcgttgt gcaatggaaagggctcctgaagtgttccaaccattccttttccttgagatggacgttaatatcactg gcaatggaaagggctcttgaagtgttccaaccattccttttcctgaagatggatgttaatatcactg gcaatggaaagggttctggaagtgttccaaccattcctttgcCTAAAAATGGACGTGAATATTACTG gcaatggaaagggctcttgaagtgttccaaccattccttttcctga
- the LOC139980901 gene encoding uncharacterized protein isoform X5, whose protein sequence is MLTIVLQWKGLLKCSNHSFSLRWTLISLAMERALEVFQPFLFLKMDVNITGRLTECNDMQLMCNKQIRRLKTASVTIVVVQWKGLLKCSNHSFSLRWTLISLAMERALEVFQPFLFLKMDVNITGNGKGSGSVPTIPLPKNGREYYW, encoded by the exons atgcttacaatagtctt gcaatggaaagggctcttgaagtgctccaaccattccttttccttgagatggacgttaatatcactg gcaatggaaagggctcttgaagtgttccaaccatttcttttcctgaagatggacgttaatatcactggtaggttaactgagtgCAATGACATGCAGTtaatgtgtaataaacagattagaagattaaagactgcttcagttacgattgtcgttgt gcaatggaaagggctcctgaagtgttccaaccattccttttccttgagatggacgttaatatcactg gcaatggaaagggctcttgaagtgttccaaccattccttttcctgaagatggatgttaatatcactg gcaatggaaagggttctggaagtgttccaaccattcctttgcCTAAAAATGGACGTGAATATTACTGGTAG
- the LOC139980901 gene encoding uncharacterized protein isoform X2, with amino-acid sequence MLTIVLQWKGLLKCSNHSFSLRWTLISLAMERALEVFQPFLFLKMDVNITGRLTECNDMQLMCNKQIRRLKTASVTIVVVQWKGLLKCSNHSFSLRWTLISLAMERALEVFQPFLFLKMDVNITGNGKGSGSVPTIPLPKNGREYYWQWKGLLKCSNHSFS; translated from the exons atgcttacaatagtctt gcaatggaaagggctcttgaagtgctccaaccattccttttccttgagatggacgttaatatcactg gcaatggaaagggctcttgaagtgttccaaccatttcttttcctgaagatggacgttaatatcactggtaggttaactgagtgCAATGACATGCAGTtaatgtgtaataaacagattagaagattaaagactgcttcagttacgattgtcgttgt gcaatggaaagggctcctgaagtgttccaaccattccttttccttgagatggacgttaatatcactg gcaatggaaagggctcttgaagtgttccaaccattccttttcctgaagatggatgttaatatcactg gcaatggaaagggttctggaagtgttccaaccattcctttgcCTAAAAATGGACGTGAATATTACTG gcaatggaaagggctcttgaagtgttccaaccattccttttcctaa
- the LOC139980901 gene encoding uncharacterized protein isoform X6 codes for MLTIVLQWKGLLKCSNHSFSLRWTLISLAMERALEVFQPFLFLKMDVNITGRLTECNDMQLMCNKQIRRLKTASVTIVVVQWKGLLKCSNHSFSLRWTLISLAMERVLEVFQPFLCLKMDVNITGRFTEGNDLKLIVQ; via the exons atgcttacaatagtctt gcaatggaaagggctcttgaagtgctccaaccattccttttccttgagatggacgttaatatcactg gcaatggaaagggctcttgaagtgttccaaccatttcttttcctgaagatggacgttaatatcactggtaggttaactgagtgCAATGACATGCAGTtaatgtgtaataaacagattagaagattaaagactgcttcagttacgattgtcgttgt gcaatggaaagggctcctgaagtgttccaaccattccttttccttgagatggacgttaatatcactg gcaatggaaagggttctggaagtgttccaaccattcctttgcCTAAAAATGGACGTGAATATTACTGGTAGGTTCACAGAGGGCAAtgacttgaagttaattgtgcaataa